Part of the Scyliorhinus torazame isolate Kashiwa2021f chromosome 8, sScyTor2.1, whole genome shotgun sequence genome, aaaagcccctagtcgccacattccggcgcctgttcggggaggctggtacgggaattgaaccgtgctgttggcttgccttggtttgctttcaaagccagctctttagccctgagctaaacagcccctccgggaggagactcagtttctgtgcctctgtgatggcgggcgtggaggaggcggtgAGGTAGACCTCAAAACAGCGGAACCAgtgcgaaaagattcctttggcttcagctgcctgtgggtcgagttccagtcgattaggtttgagggcggcttccatagcaatatcttagctgattaaattgatgcgaccatcaattcacacgagacgaagagttgaagtgaacagtggttttaatcagctagatctgtgcctgtctacgactgctctgtactgagtgccgcctacaggctgcagatctatatacctcccctgagggggcggagccataggtggaggctacaagggcatcaacataatacaatacaatgtaatgcaatacaatggggaatggtagcagtaataaatTCAccatacccccataacccaaagatgtgcaggttaggtggattggccacactaaattgacccttaattggaaaaaaaaataattgggtactctaaatttaaaaaaaaaatctcccatgatcaactggtacgtggccaaatccgggattgttgccagaaaccccctcataaaacccacatcatcccaatttggggtgtACACATTTcccaacaccaccggtgccccttccaataccccactcacaatcacatatcacccacccggatccctcacctccttcgcactcacaaatccctttttttgctcattaaaattgccactcccctcgattttgaatcaacctccgagtgaaaaacctgcccgacccacccccttccttaacctaacctggtccttcaaacggaggtgtgtctcctgcagaaagaccacccccactttcaagcttctgaggtgcgcgaacatgcgTGATCTTTCaagcggcccattcagtccctggacATCCCACAATGCCAGCCTTACCGGAGGTTtacacctccaatcccctctactgtccatcatcttccctacttaactcccgcccccttaattccatcttatacctagcccatcccagatggccccttcctctgcccctgaccatgtcatctctcacccccgtcACGTCGCAgcaacctccccctccctccacccccttcccccacccccttcccccgacCACTCCTCTCAGCCatctccccaccacctcacttccattcaccagcataacctgctagcgtgaccgccctgcccaaaggcaccttcCAATGACCTGCCCTTCCTTCCCACTCACTTCTCAGCTCAAggagaaggctccctgctgaccatGCCctaccccacccaaacaaggacttctcctgaactccagacagccttctccaaaagcaaacaaacaaatgttaaacacaaacagtcccataaaatagAAGGAGGGCGATGGGAACACCCATTCCCACTTAAACTCTTCACCCCTACAACCCCCTACAATCTCAACATTAAATAGCAACCCCCCCCAAAAAgacaaaaatcccccaatccctactcccacttcaaacatgctcccaaccattacaaagtgccagcaccccagttcccaagcattgtccgctcagttctcccccagcttatgctccttaatgaagtcctcGGCcgcatactcccggcctccgaacgtcacccataattttgccgggtagagcaccccaaacctgatctgccgccggtacagcaccgccttggccttgttgaagcctgccAGCTGCTTTGCCAacccggctccgatgtcctgataaatttggacGTTATTCCTCTCCCTATCGCAGgtacacttctccctggcccatcgcagaaTCTCCTCTttttccacaaatttgtggagtctcacaatCATGGCCCATGGTGGTTCCTCAGCTCTCTCAgcttctgaaaccaaaaagaaaatgctgtaaaatctcagcagtctgacagcatctgtagggaaagaaaagagctaatgtttcgagtccagatgaccctttgtcaaagctaaagacagggaaagtgggaaatatttgtaCTGAGgagtgcctcagggacctatgcgctcggtccacttcaggcgccttacctagtaccccttctgccaccagcctcaccagcatctttgagacgtacctcgtggcactcacagctTTCACTCCTTCAGACAgatccactattcgcaggttctgccttctcgaggcattctcctgctcctccacctttgccctcaacatttTACACAGGTCCCCCAtcgccgcctccagagccaccacacgatcgctgtggtccaagatcactccttcgatctcccgaatctgcgatccctgcacctccaaacacttctccatccgttccagagaactcttcaggggtgccacagctccttcgatggcctttgagTGCTCCTCATTTTCCTTCCTCTGCCGGCAAAATTCGTCTTTAATAAACGCCATCAGCTCCTCCATCTGGGcccttccagcttgcatcagcccttcccccacctgcatgtgtACAGTGGCTGCTGCAGCAAAGGCTCCCTCCAACTTTTCAGCCaactctctcactgttttctgccgggtctgatagccagcagacataccactcccgggggaaactgttcctccaacattcacctacgccttttgatcaaaattccacccattatcgggtaaaaagagctcttttctgtgcctttaagcaggagctgccctgtgtgggaccactcactccatggtcacaccaGAAGtggctgaggcagcagtgttaaccactgagccaccgtgccacccagagcaccctacttaagcccacacctccatcctatccctgtaacccaatctaaccttttggagacgaaggggcaatttagcatggccaatccacctaacctacatatctttggactgtgggaggaaaccggagcacccagaggaaacccacgcagacacagggagaacgtgcagactccacacaaccaGTCACcgaggctggagttgaacccgggtcctcaactgttcctcatacgataagctctTTATTCCGgggatcagtcttgtgaacctcctctggaccctttccaaggccagcacatcctcccttcgatatggggcccagaactgctcacaatactccaaatggggtctgacaaaagccttctacagcctcagaagtacatccctggtcttgtattttagccctctcgacatgagtgctaacattgcatttgccttcttaactgtcgactgaacctgcacgttaaccttaagagaatcgtgaacaaggactcccacgtccttttgtgcttctgatttcctaaacatcttctcatttagaaaatagtctatgcctcaatttctccttccaaagtgcataccctcacacttttccacattgtattccatctgccacttctttgcccactctcctagcctgtccaagtccttctgcagcccgtcttcttcctcaatactacctctacagatctttgtatcatctgcaaacttagcaacagtgcgttCAGTTtattcttccaggtcattaatgtatattgtgaaaagttgtgatcccagcaccgacctgaggcacaccactagtcatcagatgccatcctggaaaagacccctttatccccactctctgccttctgcgagtcagccaatcccctatccatgccaggatcttacccttaacaccagggctcttaacttatttaacagtctcctttgcggcacttgtcaaaggccttctgaaaatctaaataaatcacgtccactggttctcctttgtctaacttccttgttacttcctcaaagaactctaacagatttcatagaatttacagtgcagaaggccattgggcccatcgagtctgcaccgtcaggcatgacctccccttgatgaaccgtgctgactcaatcctattttatcatgcacttccaagtcccctgtgatctcatctttaataatggactccaaagtcttaccaatgaccaaagtcaggctaatcggcctataatttcccgtcttctgtctccctcccttcttaaacagcggtgttccattagccactttccagacctctgggacccttcctgcctccagtgattcctgaaagatcatcaccaatgcctccacaatcttctcagctatctcttttagaatcctggggtgtagtacatccggtccaggtgatttatccaccttcagacctttcagtttctccagaaccttctccttagtgatggtcgctgcattcacctctgccccgATTCTCttagagctctggcatcccactggtgtcttccgccatgaagactgatgtaaagtaactcgtcagttcgcctgccatttctttgtttcctattattacttggtcatgagtaaggttttaaagttgcaggcaggaaggtggtaagagcagggacaggaatggttgttgcaggtgctggggtttagatattttagtaagctcagggaaggtggtataagataggggaggcgtggcattgttagtcaaggacagtattacggtggcagaaagaacgtttgatgaggactcgtcaattgaggtagtatgggctgaggttagaaacaggaaaggagaggtcaccctgttgggggttttctataggcctccaaaaagttccagagatgtagaggaaaggattgcaaagatgattctggataggagcgaaagcaacagggtagttgttatgggggactttaactttccaaatattgactggaaacgctatagttcgagtactttagatgggtccgtttttgtccaatgtgtgcaggagggtttcctgacacagtatgcagataggccaatgagaggcgaggctgtattggatttggtactgggtaatgaaccaggacaggtgttagatttggaggtaggtgagcactttagtgatagtgaccacaattcgattacgtttactttagtgatggaaagggataggtatataccgcagggcaagagttatatctgggggaaaggcaattatgatgcgataaggcaagacttaggatgcatcggatggagaggaaaactgcaggggatgggcacaatggaaatgtggagcttgttcaaggaacagctactgcgtgtccttgataagtatgtgcctgtcaggcagggaggaagtggtcgagcaagggaaccgtgatttactaaggcagtcaaaacacttgtcaagaggaagaaggaggcttatgtaaagatgagacatgaaggtacaGTAAGGgcattcgagagttacaagttagctaggaaggacctaaagagagagctaagaagagccaggaggggacatgagaagtctttggcaggtagggtcaaggaaaacccgaaagctttctatagatatgtcaggaataaaagaatgactagggtaagagtagggccagtcaaggacagtagtgggaagttgtgcttggagtccgaggagataggagaggagctaaatgaatattttttgtcagtattcacacaggaaaaagacaatgttgtcgaggagaatactgagattcaggctactagactagaagagcttgaggtttataaggaggaggtgttaacaattctggaaagggtgaaaatagataagtcccctgggccggatgggatttatcctaggattctttgggaagctagggaggagattgctgagcctttggctttgatctttaagtcatctttgtcaacaggaatagtgccagaagactggaggatagcaaatgttgtccccttgttcaagaaggggagtagagacaaccccggtaactatagatcagtgagccttacttctgttgtgggcaaaatcttggaaaggtttataagagataggatgtataatcatctggaaaggaataatttgattagacatagtcaacacggtttcgtgaagggtaggtcgtgcctcacaaaccttattgagttctttgagaaggtgaccaaacaggtggatgagggtaaagcagttgatgtggtgtatatggatttcagtaaagcgtttgataaggttccccacggtaggctactgcagaaattacggaagcatgggattcagggagatttagcagtttggatcagaaattggctagctggaagaagacaaagggtggtggttgatgggacgtgttcagactggagtccagttacgagtggtgtaccacaaggatctgttttggggccactgctgtttgtcatttttataaatgacctggacgagggcgtagaaggatgggtgagtaaatttgcaggtgacactaaagtcggtggagttgtggacagtgcggaaggatgttacaagttacagagggacatagataagctgcagcgctgggctgagaggtggcaaatgaagtttaatgcagaaaagtgtgaggtgattcattttggaaggaataacaggaaaacagagtactgggctaatggtaagattagcAGTGGTAagatcttggcagtgtggatgagcagagagatctcggtgtccatgtacatagatccctgaaagttgccactcaggttgagagggttgttaagaaggcgtacggtgtgttagcttttattggtagagggattgagtttcggagccatgaggtcatgttgcagctgtacaaatctctggtgcggccgcatttagagtattgcgtgcaattctggtcaccgcattataggaaggatgtggaagcattggaaagggtgcagaggagatttaccagaatgttgcctggtatggagggaagatcttatgaggaaaggctgagggacttgaggctgcttttgttagagagaagaaggttaagaggtgacttaattgaggcatacaagatgatcagaggattggatagggtggacagtgagagcctttttcctcggatggtgatgtctagcacgagggggcatagctttaaattgaggggagatagatataagacagacatcagaggtaggttctttactcagagagtagtaagggtgtggaatgccctgcctgcaacagtagtggactcgccaacactaagggcattcaaatggtaattggatagacatatggacgataagggaatagtgtagatgggctttagagtggtttcacaggtcggcgcaacatcgagggctgaagggcctgtactgcgctgtaatgttctatgttctattacttctccaaccacattttccaatggtccaatgtctatttttgcttctctcttaccttttacataTTGAAACCTTCCTTCTAAAGGCACATTTACCTCCTGATTACTACAATGACAATCACAGCAactttctatgacaaagttctggacataacaacccattctcaggcttatcctcagtTGCTGTTAAGAAACCTGCGAGGGCTGATACCCTGTGGGTTTTTCTGTGTGAAAATGAACTGATATAGCTTTGAatcggtaccaatatggaacggtgacgtttccttgttgattAATAGTTAGTGTGGTATGTGGAATACTACGTagatgattttcaaatctttgttactgttgactgatAAACAAAATATTCCCAGCCTTCatgatgggtttgtgtgtgtgtgtttgtagaaGGAGGGGCCAGGCAGTGGCTTGGCTCCGGAAGTGACGACCCTCCCCTCCCAGAGTGCTGTTGGCGGTTTGAAGTTGGTTCAAAATGGCGGAGGAAACGCGCTCAGAGCTGGAGAAACTGCAAGACGAAGGTGCTGCTTCATAATCTTTTAAGTACCCACGGCGCGGCAGGAATTGAGAATCCCGATATTGTCAATTCTAGCGAAGGGACGAAACTATTAACAAAGCAGAAAGTTGAGATTACGCCCGACTCCTCGAAGGAGGTTGTGCAGCCAGTGCGGGATCAGTTGGCAGGCGAGCGGGCCTCGAGTCTcattcctcccaccccctccccgctgtACACAGGATCCGAGCTATGGTGCATTTCTGTTAGAATAGGTTAATCCAATTTACTGCATTACCTTTAGGCACTTTAAAGCTCAAATTTCATTTTTAAGCGATCGACTTACTAGGGTAATTTTTTCGCACATTTTGTGTGAACCTGAAATTTAATACAGTAATTTAGACTTTGTAAACCATTCAACCGGATACTTGGGATAATTCATGTTGCAAGTATGACTACATATCTGGTTTACCCTTttctttatttaaattttttttcttAAATTACTGTGAAATGTGGGAACTAGCTCCTTATATTTCGTCGGATAATGTGAAATACAGCCCATTGCCAATCTGATTTTTGCCCGGTGTATATTTGTAGTTTCGGTTAAAATCTAGTGAAGCCTAAATGTGGAGTAGGATTTAGGACAAATAAGTTTTGTTgccaattatgtttttttttgaTAATTGACGTAATTTTGCCAGCAAATACCTTTCATTGAAATGAGATTTTTATTGATTCATGATTTTTTTAACAGTATCTGATATTTAAACCAAGTTACTGAATGGAAGCAATCAAGAATAATGCATGGCAGTTATAACAAAAGTACACTTTGTGATACCTGTAACAATCTGTAATCTTAACTGTTGTACTTGACATATTTTTAGGAATGTTTAGTTATTTCATAATGTACATAATGACTGGTAACTTATCACAATACCATGTGAAAACAGTGTTGgatacattcagtgattcagagttTTGGCAACACAAAATCCAGTAGGACCAATACAGTACCAGTTTTGATTGCTCAGTAACCATTGAATTAGAGCATCCTTATCACTGCTTTGTAAGACAACTGGCTATAAGAGTATAACTAAATTACAATAGTTCACCTGATGGATGTAAATCACATTAGCAGACCGCTTTGGAATTTAGAGGATCTACTTAATTTGAGTAATAAATTCTCAAATGTTAGTTGTAGGATTATTCTCTAAATAGTGttttttttatgtgtgtgtgtgtgtagtcatATAAATAATACAGTCTCTTCTGTTGTATTAATTTCTGACTGGCTAGCTATTAGGCTAACAGAAATATATTTGGCTCTTTGGCTGATTCCTTGTCAGGAATGCAGAGGCTGTTTAATAATAGGTATACGCTTTTGGAACAAAAGCTGATAGCTAGTGAAGGTGTTAAAAAATTGGACTTGAAAAGTGTTTCCTCAAATTATCTGTTCAAAACCAGGAGGAACTTATTTTTTGAAAACTAGCAAGTCTGAGTTTAACTAAAGTAATGATTTATCTTAGAACAAAATGTTATCCTATGCTAAATTATCTATACATGTAAAACAATTTAATTTTTTAACAAGTTTTTGGCCCATTATTTGTCATTCAGAATTTTGGCTTCAGAATTAGCGTTAGTTGAATCAGATTTCAAACTGACTATCCAAGATTGAAGAATTTATCTCCAATTTATTTACTCACTGGAACTATGTGTATTCTGTTGGATGTTACTACTCATTAGCAAGACATGAAAATAAAGGATCAAATCTCAGAGTAGAGACTGAAATTACTGGAACTGTAGCACTTAAGAGTAATTGATTATAACTATAACAGAATCACTCTGAAATGATGTGATGGTGGCACCCCGTTTGGTCATCAGTTATTTTAGGATATTGCCATTTTGGTGCTGTGTAATCCCCCAACCTGGTTTATAATGTAACACCTGAAAGTCTACAATTTGTACAGTCATTGGTGAATGTTTCCTCAGTGTGGACCTTTAGTCAATCAAAATCTGTACTGTTTTGGTCCTGTGAATTTTCTTTGGGGGTCCAAGAAACAGGAGCATTGGATCAATCCTACCCTAATACTGAAATATAGAGTCTATCCATCTATGAAATGGTTTCTCAGTGCCTGCAACTACTGTATCTGACAAACCGTGGAAGAGACTACTGGTtcagtcagtgcacacccacagaaGCTCCCTAATACTTAATGAAGTTGCTGCATCCATCAAAGTGCTCGATTAAAAGTATCTCATCTTGGTAAGTTGTTTCGACTCCACCAGGACCAGAAGAGAAGGAAGAGAAAACTGTGAAAACTAAGACTGTTTCTTCCAGTAATGAAGGAGAAAGTTCAACTCGAAGTGCAGAGAAAAGGGCTGCTGATGAGAAAAATCAAGATGACTCTGCTTCCGGGGATGCAAACAACAAACCCACCCCTGCAAAACTTTCCAAAATTGGATTTTCAATAGGAAGTATGACCATAAAGAAACCAGCCCCAATATCCATCAAATTAGGAGCAAATGTGAGTAATTATTTTTGCTttttaataataaataataatcgcttattgtcacaagtaggcttcaatgaagttactgtgaaaagcccctagtcgccacgttccggcgcctgttcggggaggccggtgcaggaattgaacccgtgctgcatgCGTTgtcctgcattataagccagctgtttagcccactgtgctaaaccggcccctgttGTCTGTCAAACAGTATTTGTAGTTTATCATAATGAACATTTCTAATTGCAGAATCGTTGTTTACATGCTAATGGGGCAGAACTTTTGAAGACATTTGAAATCTTATATGCATTTCTAATCAAATTACTTCAATGAAACAAGAAGTTGCTCAGTAGTGGAAAATTTATTTTGGTGTAATTCCCGATTTAAAATGTCGACCACTTTAAAGTTTTTGTACCTGCCTCAGTGGCACCTTGGGAAGAGTAATATGGAAAGACAGTATACTGTAAATGGCCCAATTTTCTGATGAGTGATTAATGTGTCCATATACACAAATTCTTAAAGGTGACAGTGCAAGTTAATGAAAAGCATATGGGTTACTCGAAGGAATAAGATAAATAGaagaatagaatataaaagcaaagaAGCCATGCTAGAACAATTCTGAGCACTGCACTTTAGGAAAGTTGTAACGGCATTAGAAAGGATACAGAGGAGGATTACCTGTATGTTACCAAGGACAAagaaattatgaagagaggttggaaaagtcaatactgttttctttggaacagagacgGTTAAGAGGTAATCTAATAGAAATCTTTAAGGTGATTTGATAGAGGAGATAGAAAAAAAGCTGTTCTCTCTGGCGAATGgggcattcatagattatcatagaatttacagtgcagaaggaggccattcggcccatcgagtctgcaccggctcttggaaagagcaccctacccaaggtcaacacctccaccctatccccataacccagtaaccccacccaacactaagggcaattttggacactaagggcaatttatcatggccaatccacctaacctgcacatctttggactgtgggaggaaaccggaggaaacccacgcacacacggggaggatgtgcagactccgcacagacagtgacccaagccggaatcgaacctgggacactggagctgtgctatccacaatgctaccgtgctgcccttaactcaTAGACTCAAAATCATTGTCAAAACATCAAGAAGTGGGATGAACGCGTCGTATTTTTTTGTTTTATATTGGATCACCCTAACGATGCATTTGATGTAGCTTCACAGCATGAACGCTTAGGGACTCTTTCTGTGACACTCCCTTGACCATCCAGTTCCGACTCCTGCATGGAATACTTATAGTTTGGCATTCATGATACACATGAACATAACATCTCATTCATCTATATTCAACAATATCTGCTAGACACTGGCCCATTTTTCCCTTTATACCTTGATCTGATTGTGCTTTTTTGTCATTAAGATTGACAGAAATCCTTGTATCACCTGCAGACTTTCACACAACTTCCTCTGAtgctttcatccaaatcattaatatttttgtggtgtgcagtgtgtgttaGAGGCACATCGACCGGGGGATAGATGTGCACAGGTCCTTGAAGTTAGCAGGATAAGTTGAGAATGCTGTTAAGAAAACGCATGCAAATCTAGGTTTTATGGAAGAACAAATACAGAAGCAAGAATCTATGATGCATTTTTATATAATATAAAGCTGGAATATTGCGTTCAATTCTGGGCATCACTTTTTAGGAAGTATATCATAACGTTGGAGAGGGTGCAGCAGGACATTACTTAGATGGTACCAatgatgagagacttcagttatgcGGAGAGACTCGATAAGTTAGTTGTTTCTCTGAGAgccaagaaggttaagaggagattggatagaaatgttcaaaatcaggAATGAGTAAATCAGGAGAAACTGCTTCCAGTGCcagaagggtcagtaaccagaaaGATGATTGGCAAATGAGCATGAAAAATCTTTTTTACAtgtgatctagaatgcactgcctgaaagggcattGGAAGCAGATTCATTAGTAACATTGGAAAGGAATTGGGGTAAAAATTTATGGGGAAAGAATGGGCAAGAGGGATTAATCTATCTAATAGCTTTGCAGTGCTCGTATAATTATGAAGAACAATTGTTTTAACATCAATCCTGTTGAGGCAACATAAATCCTGTTGAGGTTAATATGTTTGGATAATAACTAAGGTCTAAaacacaaacctgttgcactttgttGGGAAATTAGTTTAAGACAGTCATGTTTGTTTTGTTTATCAGAACTGAAATTTTATCATTTATTTCTATTCCCAGAAACCAAAAGAAATTCCACCTGTTTTAGCTCCAAAGAAACCTTCAGTTGCAGCAGTCTTCAATGAAGATGACGAtgtaagttttttaaaataaatattcttGTATTGAGAGGTTGGAGCATCATTTCTGTACAATTACAATTGATGGTAGTTGGTACTGCTGTCTCCGAGAGAAGTCAAGAGAAAAGTATGTTTAGAATGGAGCTTATTCAATGTTGCATAAATAAAAAGGTCATAGATCAAGCTAATAGTCCAACAACAGCAACTTGTGTTTATTTGTAACAAAACATCCCAAGATACTCCACAGGAATACTGTAAAACACATTATATCAAGCCTCACATGGGgatattattataatctttatttataatctttattatcttCACCAGTAGAACATTTGTTAATGCAAATGTtcattgcattaacactgcaatgaagttgctgtgaaaatccccatgtcgccaTACTAGGTTAGATGAGAAAACGCTTGTAACAGTgagaggttttaaggagtgtcttaaaggaggaaagtgaggtagagtgctgaagaggtgtagggagggaattttaGTGCTTCGTGCCTGGACAACTGATAATGCAGCAAGAGAGCTCACCTCGGATAGCAAATTTATTGGTTTGGATCCCATGCCCTCCAGCTAGACACTGCTGCATGGTGCAACTGACAGAATCTTGCTGATCAGTGCGGAATTCCTAACGTTTCATGAAAATCCATTTGGTGTAAACCTCTTATTACACGATCTGAAGCATCAGTGTAGACCTTAGCACTGGCGCAAACATCCCATGAACAGATCGGTGAGCAACGGTCAAGCAACTAAAATCTaaaatgctcaagaggccagaattggatgaaCATAGTTAACCCAGAGGTTTGTGAGGGTGATATGGAGATAGTGGGGAAAGACCTGGAAgaatttaaaaacaaggatgagaatttggtAATCAAGACTTTGCTTGACCAGCCGCCAATATAAACCAACGAACACGGTGGTAATAGATGAGCGAGACTTGTTGCGAGTTAaggcacaggcagcagagtttggatGGCCAAAGTGTATGGAGGGTAgagtgtgggagaccagccaggagtgcattggaatagtcaagatgaatgagggtttctGTAG contains:
- the LOC140427833 gene encoding PEST proteolytic signal-containing nuclear protein-like; the encoded protein is MAEETRSELEKLQDEGPEEKEEKTVKTKTVSSSNEGESSTRSAEKRAADEKNQDDSASGDANNKPTPAKLSKIGFSIGSMTIKKPAPISIKLGANKPKEIPPVLAPKKPSVAAVFNEDDDSEPEEMPPEAKMRMKNMGRETPTSAGPNSFNKGKQGFSDNQRLWERKMKSQLRNFGDED